Below is a genomic region from Mycobacteriales bacterium.
CGCTGGTGTTCCAGCGCCGGCTGGTGGCCGGGCTGACCGCGGGCGTGGTGACCCGGTGAGCGGGAGGTCGGGCGCGGCGGCGTCCGGACCGCAGCGCCTGCCGGCCCCACGGCGGCGCCCACCGCGGAGGCCCGGCGGGAAGACGCCGGCCGGGGCGCCCGACCGGGAGCGAACAGAGGCAACACGGTGAGCGGGCTGACGCTGGAGAAGCTGTCCGCCTGCGGTGAGGACAGGCGCGGGGCGGTGCTGCACGAGGTCGACCTGACCGTGGCCGACGGCGAGGTGCTGACCGTGGTCGGGCCGTCCGGGTCGGGCAAGAGCACGCTGCTGCGGGCGCTGGTGGGGCTGGCCGACGTACCGCAGGGGCGGCTGCTGCTCGACGGCGAGGAGGCCACCGACTGGGCCCCGGCCGAGCGGGACATGGCGATGGTCTTCCAGGACCACGCGCCGTACCCGCACCTGCGGGTCCGGGACAACTTGGCGCTGCCGCTGCGGCTGGCCGGGCTGCCGGGGGCGGAGATCGCCGGCCGGGTCCGGGAGGTGGCCGACCGGCTGGGGCTCGGTGTGCACCTGGACCGGTGGCCGCGGCAGCTGTCCGGCGGGCAGCGGCAGCGGGTCGCGCTCGGGCGGGTGCTGGTCCGGGCCGCGCCGGCCGCGTACCTGCTGGACGAGCCGCTCAGCGCGGATCCCGCGGTGCACGCCGGGCTGCGCGCGATGATCGCCGGCACCACGACGGTCTGGGCCACGCCCGACCCGGCCGAGGCGGTGGCCGTCGGCGACCGGATCGCCGTGCTGCGGGACGGCCGGCTGGCCCAGGTCGGTACGGCGCGCGAGCTGGCCGAGCGGCCCAGCACGCTGTGGGTCGCGGCCATGGCCCCGCTCAACGTGCTGCGCGGCACGATCGGGGACGGGCAGCTGCGGCTGCCGATGGCCTCGCTGCCGTTGGCCGGGCGGCCGCCCGGCGACGTGCTGGTCGGGATCCGCCCGGCCGACCTCACCGAGCCCGACACTGACTCTGGGTCCGACGCGGGGCCGGGCGCCGACTCCGGGTCCGGCTCCGGGTCCGGCGGCGTCCGGGTGCCGATGCTGGTCGCCGCCGGCGTCGGCCCGGACGGTACGGCGACGCTGCGGCACCCGGCGCTGGCCCGCGCGGCCGAGGAGGACCCGGCGCTGTCGCCGACGCTGCGGGCCCGGGTCGATCCCGGCGGACGCCGGTCCGTACCGGTGCTGCTGGACCCGGCCCGGATGCTGCTGTTCGACCCGGAGACCGGCGCGGCGCTCTAGTGCGGGCGGGCGAGCGGGCGGGCGCCGCGCAGCCGCTCGATCGTCTCGTCGTCCCAGGAGTGGCTGCGCAGCAGCTGATAACGCTCGCAGGACAACCGCAGGTAGCCCTCGGCGTCGCTGTCGTCGGTGAGCAGGTCGTTGGTGCGCAGCAGCTCGACCGCCGGCTCGTACTCCTCGGTGAACCAGGCCTCGGCCGCCTGCCGCCGGTCCAGGAACGTCTGCCGCTGCTGCATGTAGCGGAAGGCCCAGGCCTCGACCATCTCGGCCAGCGTCCCGTACGCCGACGCGGAGTGCAGGTCGATCCGGCCCCGCATCCGCGGCGGGAGCGGCACCCGCTCCGCGAACACCCGCTGGTGCCCCTTGGTCGGCAGGTCCTCCAGCCGCAGGTCCTGGTCCGCGCCGACCGCGGTCAGCACCTCGGTCACGTGCGCGTTGATCGTCTTCCAGCCCAGCGCCCGGGCGACCGCGACCCGGTGGTGGCCGTCGATGACGAAGTGCACGTCGCCGACCCGGTAGACGTCGATCGGCGGCATCTCCTCGCCCCGGCGCAGCGCGGCGTCGATGCGGGCGAAGCGGCGCTCCATCTCGTCCGAGGTCGGCCGGAACAGCCGGTCGAAGCCGGTGCTGCGGTCGACCGACCCGACCACCGAGTCCACGTCGATGACCTGCTCGCCGAGGTCGCGCTCGCCGCGCCGGCCGAGTGCGGCCACCACCTCGTCGAAGGGCAGCAGCACGTCGTACGTCGCCGAGCGGCCGTGCAGCCGGCGCCGGACCGCGGACATGGCCGCGCGCCGCCGCGCCCGCAGGAAGTCGTCGCGGGCGTCCTGGACCGGGAAACCGGTGTCGAGTGCCATCGCTGCCCAGTCTGACGCCCGAACGTGTCCGGCAACAGGCGTCCAGGTAACACGTCCGGCTCTGTACTCACCGGTAGCTGTCCGGACAAGATCGAGGAACCCCCTCGAATCGGAAGGCAGGTGGCATCGTGGCCGCTGCTCTTTCCTCCCCCGTACGCCGGCTGGTCGCGCTGGCCGGCGGGACCGTCCTGACCGCCGGACTCCTCATCGCCGCGTCCGCGGGCCCGGCCGCGGCCGGGCCCGGGTCCGCGTCCACCGCCGTGGTCGCGCTGGGCGACAGCGCGATCTCCGGCGAGGGCGCCGGCGCGTACGAGCCCGGCACCGACGGCCCCGGCGGTGACTTCTGCCACCGCTCCACCCGCGCGGAGATCCAGCGCACGACGATCGCCGGCATCCAGGCCAGGGTCAGCCTGGCCTGCTCCGGCGCCGCCTCCTCGGACGTACGGATCAACGGCACCACGCACTACACCGAACTGTCACAGGCCGATCGGCTGCGCGGTGTTGCTCAGGCGAACGACGTGAGGATGGTTGTGCTGCAGGTCGGCGCGAACGACGACCCGCAGTTCGCCGACACGGTGTTCTCCTGCGTCGAGGCCTGGGCCAACCCGTTCGGCCCCGGCTGCGCGTCCTCGCTGGCCGCCTCCTGGCCGGGCCGGGTCGCGGCGATGGCACCCAAGGTCGAGGCGGCCGTGAACGACGTCCGCACGGTCATGCGCGGCGCCGGCTACGCCGACTCGTCGTACCAGTTCGTGCTGCAGTCGTACGCCTCGCCGTTCACCGAGAACATGAACTCGATCACGCACGCGTTCGAGGGCTGCCCGATCCGGCTCGCGGACGCGAAGTTCTCCCGGACCCAGGCCGTGGGCCAGCTGTCCGCGGCGTTGCGCGGGGTCGCGCAGCGCACCGGCGTCCGGTTCCTGGACCTGGCCCGGGCGACCGAGGGGCACGAGGCCTGCAACCGGTCGGTGCCGGCCGCGCAGCGCTGGATCACGCCGCTCACGGTCGACGCGGGCACGCTGCTGCACTCGGCCGACCCGAGCCACATCGTGCAGCAGTCGTTCCACCCGAACGCGGCCGGGCACGCCCAGCTGGGCCGCTGCCTGACCGAGTTCTTCGGTGACGGGCTGGCCGAGGGCTCCTGCGTGGCCGGGGCCGACGGCAACCTGCACGCGGTCGCCGGCATCACCGCCCCGACCGTGCGGGCGGCGGCGGTCAGCTGATCCCCTCCGGGCGCGGGTTCTCCGCCTCGGCCACCTCGGCCAGGGTCGGCGGGTCCGCGCCCGGACGCGCGCAGGTCAGCGCGGCCACCAGCCCGGCCCGGTCCAGTACGCCGGGCAGGTCGATCCCGGCCAGCCCCGCCCCGCCCCGGCCGAGCGCGCCCCGCTCGGCCAGCGCCCCCAGCAACCCCGAGCTGAACGCGTCCCCGGCGCCGACCGTGTCGACCACGGTCACCTCCGGCGCGTCCCGGTGCACGGCGTTGCGGCCCGGGGCCAGCGCCACCGCGCCGTCCGGGCCGAGCGTGACCACGACCAGGGCCGGGCCGGCCGACAGCCACCGGTTCGCCGCCGCCACCGGCTCGTCGCCGGGGTAGAGCCAGGCCAGGTCCTCGGAGCTGACCTTGACCAGATCGGCCAGCGCGACCACCCGCTCGACCGCGGCCCGGCCGGCCTCGGCCGGCCCGCGCTTGGCCATCCGTACGTTCGGGTCGTAGCTGATCGTGGTCCGGCCCGCGGCCTTGGTCCGGGCCAGCAGGTCCACCACCCGGGCCGCGCCCGGCTCCAGCTC
It encodes:
- a CDS encoding carbohydrate kinase, producing the protein MLTVLGEAIVDLVAEGDRRYVAHPGGSPLNVAVGLGRLGQPVSLAARLSGDAFGAMFREHLLASHVDARHLVAAPQPSTLAVATVDEAGVAAYDFWTEGTADWQWTEDELAGVVGPDTLALHTGSLALELEPGAARVVDLLARTKAAGRTTISYDPNVRMAKRGPAEAGRAAVERVVALADLVKVSSEDLAWLYPGDEPVAAANRWLSAGPALVVVTLGPDGAVALAPGRNAVHRDAPEVTVVDTVGAGDAFSSGLLGALAERGALGRGGAGLAGIDLPGVLDRAGLVAALTCARPGADPPTLAEVAEAENPRPEGIS
- a CDS encoding ABC transporter ATP-binding protein, giving the protein MSGLTLEKLSACGEDRRGAVLHEVDLTVADGEVLTVVGPSGSGKSTLLRALVGLADVPQGRLLLDGEEATDWAPAERDMAMVFQDHAPYPHLRVRDNLALPLRLAGLPGAEIAGRVREVADRLGLGVHLDRWPRQLSGGQRQRVALGRVLVRAAPAAYLLDEPLSADPAVHAGLRAMIAGTTTVWATPDPAEAVAVGDRIAVLRDGRLAQVGTARELAERPSTLWVAAMAPLNVLRGTIGDGQLRLPMASLPLAGRPPGDVLVGIRPADLTEPDTDSGSDAGPGADSGSGSGSGGVRVPMLVAAGVGPDGTATLRHPALARAAEEDPALSPTLRARVDPGGRRSVPVLLDPARMLLFDPETGAAL
- a CDS encoding GDSL-type esterase/lipase family protein, with translation MAAALSSPVRRLVALAGGTVLTAGLLIAASAGPAAAGPGSASTAVVALGDSAISGEGAGAYEPGTDGPGGDFCHRSTRAEIQRTTIAGIQARVSLACSGAASSDVRINGTTHYTELSQADRLRGVAQANDVRMVVLQVGANDDPQFADTVFSCVEAWANPFGPGCASSLAASWPGRVAAMAPKVEAAVNDVRTVMRGAGYADSSYQFVLQSYASPFTENMNSITHAFEGCPIRLADAKFSRTQAVGQLSAALRGVAQRTGVRFLDLARATEGHEACNRSVPAAQRWITPLTVDAGTLLHSADPSHIVQQSFHPNAAGHAQLGRCLTEFFGDGLAEGSCVAGADGNLHAVAGITAPTVRAAAVS
- a CDS encoding ParB/RepB/Spo0J family partition protein; translated protein: MALDTGFPVQDARDDFLRARRRAAMSAVRRRLHGRSATYDVLLPFDEVVAALGRRGERDLGEQVIDVDSVVGSVDRSTGFDRLFRPTSDEMERRFARIDAALRRGEEMPPIDVYRVGDVHFVIDGHHRVAVARALGWKTINAHVTEVLTAVGADQDLRLEDLPTKGHQRVFAERVPLPPRMRGRIDLHSASAYGTLAEMVEAWAFRYMQQRQTFLDRRQAAEAWFTEEYEPAVELLRTNDLLTDDSDAEGYLRLSCERYQLLRSHSWDDETIERLRGARPLARPH